The Thermonema lapsum sequence CGCACGGTGCGTGTCCGCCTCAACCATGAAGAGTATTTGTTGAGCGACGGCGCCATAGTCATCGCTGCCATCACCTCGTGCACCAACACCTCTAACCCAAGTGTGATGTTAGGGGCAGGTTTGGTCGCCAAAAAAGCCATTGAGCGCGGCTTAAGTGTAAAGCCTTGGGTAAAAACCAGCTTGGCGCCCGGCTCTAAGGTGGTTACCGACTACTTGGAACGTTCTGGCTTGCTTGAAGAGTTAGAAGCTCTGCGTTTTCATGTAGTAGGCTACGGCTGCACCTCTTGCATCGGCAACAGTGGTCCGCTGCCCGCCCCCATCGCCGAAGCCATAGAAAAGCATCAATTGATTGCTGCCAGCGTGCTGTCGGGCAACCGCAATTTTGAGGCGCGGGTACATCCGCAGGTAAAAATGAACTTCCTTGCTTCGCCCATGCTGGTAGTTGCCTATGCTATTGCCGGTCGCGTAGACATAGACCTTCTCAATGAACCCTTAGGTTATGACCCCAACCTCGAACCGGTCTATTTAAAAGACATATGGCCCACACAGGAAGAAATATTCGAGGTGATGCAGAAGGTCATCGCACCGGAAGACTTCCGCAGAAACTACACGCAGATATTCGAAGGCGACGACTTGTGGCAATCGCTGCCGGCACCTTCGGGCGAGATTTATCAATGGGACGAGCAGTCTACTTACATCCAAGAGGCGCCCTTCTTCACGAACCTGCCAGAAAAGCCTGAGCCCATCAAGCCGCTGGAAGGCGCCCGCGTCCTGTTGTATTTGGGCGACAGCGTTACCACCGACCACATATCGCCTGCCGGTTCGTTTAAGCCCGACTCTCCTGCTGGCAAGTACCTGATAGCCAAAGGTGTGCAGCCCAAAGACTTCAATAGCTACGGTGCGCGCCGTGGCAACCACGAAGTGATGATGCGCGGCACTTTTGCCAACGTGCGTATCAAAAACAAGCTGGCAAAACGTGAGGGCGGTTACACCACCTACCTGCCTACAGGCGAAGAAATGACCGTCTTCGAGGCGGCAATGAAATACCAAGCAGACGGCACCCCGCTGCTGATACTGGCAGGCAAGGAATATGGTAGTGGCTCCTCGCGCGACTGGGCTGCCAAAGGGACCTACCTGCTGGGCATCCGGGCAGTGATTGCCGAAAGCTATGAACGCATTCACCGCAGCAATCTGATTGGTATGGGGGTGCTTCCGCTTCAATTCAAAGAGGGCGAATCGGCGGCAAGCTTAGGTCTCGATGGCACCGAAATATTCAGTATCGAAGGCATAGATGACAACATCAAACCGCAGGCGGTTTTACACGTGAAAGCGCAAAAAAGCAATGGCAACACTGTAACCTTTGATGTGATTTGCCGCCTCGACTCAGCAATAGAAGTGGAATATTACCGCCATAAAGGCATATTGAACTACGTGCTGCGGCAATTCTTGCAAGAGGCGTAAACACCTGCCAAGCCCCTCAACCTGAGGGGCTTTTTTATTTCCACAAGCACAAGAGCCGAAAGTCTGAACAACAAGCAACAGAAAGCTTCGAAGGAAGGAAAGAAAGACTTAGGCACCAGAAGAAACAATTTGCCTCCATACCTGCAAGAACTCATTCAGTATCATGGCTGTGGCTCCCCATATGATGTGCTCTCCCACACGAAAACAAGGGATGTGATATTCTTGGTCTTTCCAAAGACGTACATGCACGTCACGGCAGCGCTCAAACTCATGCAACGGGATTTCGAGTGTAGCGGCTACTTCGGTAGGTTCTGGCTCAAAAACAGGGGCATAGTCTATGACTGCCACCTGTGGATACACCATAAAGTTGCTGGGTGGAATATACAAAGGACTCAGGCTTCCGACGACCTGTGGCGGGCTTAGCGTTACTCCTATTTCTTCGGCTGTTTCGCGCAAGGCAGTATCCACATAGTCGGCGTCGGTGTCATCTACTTTGCCGCCGGGAAAGGCTATTTGCCCACTGTGGACGCCGGGATATTTCTGGCGCACGATGAAAGGTATGTGCCAAACAGCCTGTTTAGGATACAACAGCAATAGCACTGCGCCAAGGCGAGCACCGGGTGGCGGAGGCAAGTCGCGGGGTTCCTTGTCGGGGAAACGCTGCGGCGGTGCCATGCCTATATGAGCACGCCACCCCGGGAGCGGGGCGCGCAGTGCCTGCCACAATTGCTCTTTTAGCTGTCCGGGGGGCGGTTGTGGGGACTGGTAATGCATTAGAATTCGGCGTTACCGGGTGTACGGGGGAAAGGAATCACGTCGCGTATGTTGCCCATGCCAGTAATGAACTGCACGAAGCGTTCCAGCCCCAAGCCAAAGCCACTGTGGGGCACGCTGCCAAAGCGGCGGGTATCCAGATACCACCACATCTCTTCGGTAGAGATGCCTACTTCTTCCATACGGCGTTTGAGCTTGTCGTAGTCTTCTTCACGCTGCGAACCCCCGATGATTTCTCCAATACCGGGAAAGAGCACATCCATAGCGCGGACGGTCTTGCCGTCGTCGTTTTGTTTCATGTAAAAAGCCTTGATTTCCTTGGGGTAATCGGTCAAAATTACGGGCTTTTTGAAATGCTTTTCCACCAAATAGCGCTCGTGCTCTGCCTGCAGGTCAATCCCCCAAGAAACGGGGAACTGAAATTGGTTTTTCTTCTGCGGCTTCGACTGCAGCAACAGCTCGATGGCTTCGGTGTAACTGAGACGCTCGAAAGCATTTTCTACTACGAAATTCAGCTTTTCGATGAGCGGCATGGGGCTGCGTTCGCTTTCCTTCTTGCTCTTTTCTTCGTCGAGCAGGCGTTTTTCCAAGAAAGCCAAGTCGTCGGCACAATGCTCAAGCACATGGCGGATGACGTACTTCACAAAACGCTCAGCCAAGTCCATGTTGTCGTGGATGTCATAAAAGGCGGCTTCGGGCTCTATCATCCAGAATTCTGCCAAGTGGCGTGTGGTGTTTGAGTTTTCG is a genomic window containing:
- the asnS gene encoding asparagine--tRNA ligase — its product is MAKPTIKELLTTAPQEQTVEVLGWVRNRRGSKQVAFITVNDGSTIHNIQVVVDLNQISEEQLKEVHTGASVRVLGKLVPSQGSGQAVEVQAQEVEVLGPADPEKYPLQPKKHSLEFVRENAHLRARTATFGAVFRVRHHVSYAIHKFFHEEGFFYVHSPIITASDAEGAGAMFRVTTLDLKNPPLTQEGEVNFKEDFFERPTNLTVSGQLEAELMALGLGRVYTFGPTFRAENSNTTRHLAEFWMIEPEAAFYDIHDNMDLAERFVKYVIRHVLEHCADDLAFLEKRLLDEEKSKKESERSPMPLIEKLNFVVENAFERLSYTEAIELLLQSKPQKKNQFQFPVSWGIDLQAEHERYLVEKHFKKPVILTDYPKEIKAFYMKQNDDGKTVRAMDVLFPGIGEIIGGSQREEDYDKLKRRMEEVGISTEEMWWYLDTRRFGSVPHSGFGLGLERFVQFITGMGNIRDVIPFPRTPGNAEF
- the acnA gene encoding aconitate hydratase, producing MDLQKLSQEVSRSLESGGKKYNYYSLPAVEEKGFSVRRLPYSIRILLENALRNFDNFGITTEHLDTLLHWHPSGSDKEIPYKPARVLMQDFTGVPAVVDLASLRSEMQRKGKDPKKINPLIPVDLVIDHSIQVEYFGTSYAFRRNVELEYERNKERYQLLKWAQKAFKNFSVVPPGMGICHQVNLEYLAKGVMEKEGVLFPDTLVGTDSHTPMVNGIGVLGWGVGGIEAEAALLGQPIYFLTPQVIGLKLTGELPAGTTATDLVLTITHLLRKYGVVGKFVEVFGDGLDKLTVPDRATISNMSPEFGCTVTFFPVDERTLDYMALTGRPEEWIRVVEDYCKANALWRNSQDPIEYSHVLELDLGSVQPTVSGPKRPQDKILVKDLKESFKKLLKEEHQRDYIEPEARQENVWLNEGGSQTAFSEQAQNRSTDAEVIVEEVKNKQRTVRVRLNHEEYLLSDGAIVIAAITSCTNTSNPSVMLGAGLVAKKAIERGLSVKPWVKTSLAPGSKVVTDYLERSGLLEELEALRFHVVGYGCTSCIGNSGPLPAPIAEAIEKHQLIAASVLSGNRNFEARVHPQVKMNFLASPMLVVAYAIAGRVDIDLLNEPLGYDPNLEPVYLKDIWPTQEEIFEVMQKVIAPEDFRRNYTQIFEGDDLWQSLPAPSGEIYQWDEQSTYIQEAPFFTNLPEKPEPIKPLEGARVLLYLGDSVTTDHISPAGSFKPDSPAGKYLIAKGVQPKDFNSYGARRGNHEVMMRGTFANVRIKNKLAKREGGYTTYLPTGEEMTVFEAAMKYQADGTPLLILAGKEYGSGSSRDWAAKGTYLLGIRAVIAESYERIHRSNLIGMGVLPLQFKEGESAASLGLDGTEIFSIEGIDDNIKPQAVLHVKAQKSNGNTVTFDVICRLDSAIEVEYYRHKGILNYVLRQFLQEA
- a CDS encoding NUDIX hydrolase codes for the protein MHYQSPQPPPGQLKEQLWQALRAPLPGWRAHIGMAPPQRFPDKEPRDLPPPPGARLGAVLLLLYPKQAVWHIPFIVRQKYPGVHSGQIAFPGGKVDDTDADYVDTALRETAEEIGVTLSPPQVVGSLSPLYIPPSNFMVYPQVAVIDYAPVFEPEPTEVAATLEIPLHEFERCRDVHVRLWKDQEYHIPCFRVGEHIIWGATAMILNEFLQVWRQIVSSGA